From one Triticum urartu cultivar G1812 chromosome 3, Tu2.1, whole genome shotgun sequence genomic stretch:
- the LOC125543269 gene encoding protein HEADING DATE 3A-like has product MVGSGMQRGDPLVVGRVIGDVVDPFVRRVALRVGYASRDVANGCELRPSAIADPPRVEVGGPDMRTFYTLVMVDPDAPSPSDPSLREYLHWLVTDIPGTTGVSFGTEVVCYEGPRPVLGIHRLVFLLFQQLGRQTVYAPGWRQNFSTRDFAELYNLGLPVAAVYFNCQRETGTGGRRM; this is encoded by the exons atggtggGGAGCGGCATGCAGCGCGGGGACCCGCTGGTGGTGGGGCGCGTGATCGGCGACGTGGTGGACCCGTTCGTGCGGCGGGTGGCGCTGCGGGTGGGCTACGCGTCCAGGGACGTGGCCAACGGCTGCGAGCTGAGGCCGTCCGCCATCGCCGACCCGCCGCGCGTCGAGGTCGGCGGCCCGGACATGCGCACCTTCTACACGCTG GTGATGGTGGATCCGGATGCTCCAAGCCCCAGCGATCCCAGCCTTAGGGAGTACTTGCACTG GCTGGTCACCGACATCCCGGGGACGACAGGAGTATCTTTCG GGACCGAGGTGGTGTGCTACGAGGGCCCGCGGCCGGTGCTCGGGATCCACCGGCTGGTGTTCCTGCTCTTCCAGCAGCTGGGCCGCCAGACGGTGTACGCGCCGGGGTGGCGGCAGAACTTCAGCACCCGCGACTTTGCCGAGCTCTACAACCTCGGCCTGCCCGTCGCCGCCGTCTACTTCAACTGCCAGAGGGAGACCGGAACCGGCGGGAGGAGGATGTGA
- the LOC125543272 gene encoding ABC transporter D family member 2, chloroplastic, with protein MHLLVVPTCCCFPTTSSAPQPPSLPRQLSRSLGHSASPRFGLPFRRAAVPPAMRRRGRRRAAAPPPAAAASEASSDSPGPPGGEDKRAGTDLKTLARRFWKVAAPYWWSEDKVQARLQLAGVFALTLATTGISVGFNFLGRDFYNALADKDQEQFTKQLLYYLGGFAVGVPFFVLRDYARETLSLRWRSWMTSYYMKRYFKNRTFYKIQSQSLIDNPDQRINDDLSAFTGTALAFSLTLLNAVVDLVSFSNILYGIYPPLFIVLIVYSLGGTAISVFLGKSLVNLNFMQEKKEADFRYGLVRVRENAESIAFYGGEENELQLLLDRFRRAYENLSELLIASRNLEFFTNGYRYLIQILPAAVVAPMFFAGKIEFGVINQSVSAFNHILSDFSLIVFQFQSISAFSAVIDRLGEFDDLLGENESSLSPQRDSIDGINISFKSGSPSVLSSNGSQMQSEPGIVLEICDLTLLTPRGGNILITDFSMELKDKDHLLVMGPSGCGKTSLLRALAGLWTSGTGNIIYHARDSRQLQTANLGSNEPSNIKPEGEELLQSSKQRRDNGIFFVPQRPYMVLGTLRQQLLYPTWTADTHQSPTNDAQTKAPLSFLSEVSMSDGLGAKPEMPSTDELIRVLEVVRLGYILPRFNGIDSVHDWASVLSLGEQQRLAFARLLLAKPTLVLLDESTSALDDINEVHLYSQIEAAGITYISVGHRRTLHRFHNKVLYISKSDSTTGSPRNWELKPTDQKSIEESSPFAS; from the exons ATGCACTTACTCGTCGTGCCCACATGCTGCTGCTTCCCCACCACTTCGTCCGCGCCGCAACCACCATCGCTCCCGCGGCAGCTGTCTCGCAGCCTCGGCCACTCCGCGTCGCCGCGCTTCGGCCTCCCCTTCCGCCGGGCCGCGGTGCCCCCCGCCATGCGCCGCCGCGGGCGACGGAGGGCGGCGGCCcctcctccggccgccgccgcatCAGAGGCCTCCAGCGACTCCCCTGGCCCTCCAGGAGGCGAGGACAAG AGAGCTGGTACAGACCTCAAAACGCTAGCTAGAAGATTTTGGAAAGTCGCCGCCCCTTACTGGTGGTCAGAGGACAAGGTCCAAGCAAGGCTTCAGCTTGCTGGTGTATTTGCTCTCACGTTGGCGACTACAGGGATTAGTGTTGGATTCAACTTTCTGGGTCGTGATTTCTACAACGCCCTTGCCG ACAAGGACCAGGAACAATTTACCAAGCAACTGCTGTACTACTTGGGAGGTTTCGCTGTAGGAGTTCCG TTCTTTGTCTTGAGGGACTATGCAAGAGAAACCCTCTCTTTAAGATGGCGATCTTGGATGACGAGTTATTACATGAAGCGCTACTTTAAGAACAGAACATTCTACAAGATTCAGTCTCAATCACTAATAGACAATCCAGACCAGCGGATCAATGATGACCTAAGTGCATTCACTGGAACTGCGCTTGCGTTTTCCCTGACACTTCTCAATGCTGTCGTGGATTTGGTATCATTCAGCAATATCCTTTATGGGATCTATCCACCATTATTCATTGTTCTTATTGTTTATTCTCTTGGAGGGACCGCTATTAGTGTCTTCCTTGGTAAG AGTTTGGTCAACTTGAACTTCATGCAAGAAAAGAAAGAAGCGGATTTCCGTTACGGGCTTGTCCGTGTTAGAGAAAACGCTGAATCAATTGCTTTTTACGGTGGTGAGGAAAATGAACTGCAACTTCTGTTGGATCGGTTCAGGAGGGCTTACGAAAACCTAAGT GAATTACTGATAGCATCCCGGAATCTGGAGTTCTTCACCAATGGTTACCGATATTTAATTCAAATCCTGCCAGCTGCAGTTGTTGCTCCAATGTTCTTTGCAGGAAAAATCGAGTTTGGAGTAATAAACCAATCGGTGTCTGCTTTCAATCACATCCTCAGTGATTTTTCTCTCATTGTTTTCCAGTTTCAGTCAATTAGTGCATTCTCAGCTGTCATTGATCGTTTAG GTGAATTTGATGATCTATTGGGTGAAAATGAGTCTTCTCTATCACCCCAACGTGATAGCATTGATGGGATCAACATCTCTTTCAAGAGCGGCAGTCCTTCTGTTCTTAGTTCTAATGGATCACAAATGCAATCTGAGCCAGGCATAGTTCTAGAGATTTGTGATTTGACATTGTTAACACCTAGGGGTGGAAATATTCTTATCACTGACTTCAGTATGGAATTAAAAGACAAGGACCACCTACTG GTGATGGGACCCAGCGGCTGCGGGAAGACCTCATTGCTCCGTGCTTTGGCTGGCCTTTGGACTAGTGGCACTGGGAATATCATATACCATGCCAGAGATTCTAGGCAGCTTCAGACAGCAAATTTAGGTTCTAATGAGCCATCCAACATAAAGCCGGAGGGTGAAGAACTATTGCAAAGTTCCAAGCAGAGAAGAGATAATGGCATATTTTTTGTCCCACAAAGACCATATATGGTTTTGGGTACTCTTCGTCAGCAATTGCTCTATCCTACATGGACTGCAGATACGCATCAGTCACCAACTAATGACGCTCAGACAAAAG CTCCTCTTTCCTTTCTGTCTGAAGTCTCCATGTCAGATGGGTTGGGTGCCAAGCCTGAGATGCCCTCAACTGATGAACTGATCAGAGTACTTGAGGTTGTTAGGCTGGGCTACATATTGCCACGTTTCAATGGCATTGATTCTGTCCATGATTGGGCCAGTGTTCTTTCGCTAGGGGAGCAGCAGCGTCTTGCATTCGCTCGGTTGTTACTCGCAAAACCAACTCTGGTCCTACTGGACGAGTCCACAAGTGCACTAGATGACATAAACGAG GTTCATCTATACAGTCAGATTGAAGCTGCAGGGATCACATATATAAGTGTCGGTCACCGGAGAACACTTCACAGGTTCCACAACAAGGTTTTGTACATTTCAAAGTCTGATTCGACAACTGGCAGCCCTCGTAACTGGGAGCTAAAGCCCACAGATCAGAAATCAATTGAAGAATCATCCCCATTCGCATCATAA